ATAGCCGTTGACGAGGAAACATGGGAGGCGATAAAACAGCTTAAGGCCAAACTTGATGCGCGATCCTATACAGAGGTGCTGAAGAAGCTCATTGAAGTATGGCATTCCGTTGAACTCGACATGAAGGCCGAGAAGGTCTCGATAGACGATGATAAGGCAGAGATGATAATATCGTTGCTAGAAAATTCGGAAGACTAACCGGGGTGACTCCAACTTGAGGATGCTTCCTGAGAGGATATCCTTCGATCCCGTTTCCTTCCTCAAGATAACAAGAAAGCAAAACAAGGAGATACTAGAGTTCATTCTGGCTGAGTTTCAGGTCTACATCCCCCTTCCCTCTGCAAACTCCTACCTTATGACCAAGGCTCTGTTAAAAGGCGATGTTGAGAAGGAAGTAAAAACACTAAAAGAAGTTTTTAACGTTGTTGAAGTTTCCAACCAGCTGATGGTCAAGATGGCGGAACTAGGGGGAGCGTTTGTGAAAGAAGGGATTGTCCCAAACTTTTCGGATCTTAT
The DNA window shown above is from Thermococcus sp. and carries:
- a CDS encoding type II toxin-antitoxin system VapC family toxin, whose protein sequence is MLPERISFDPVSFLKITRKQNKEILEFILAEFQVYIPLPSANSYLMTKALLKGDVEKEVKTLKEVFNVVEVSNQLMVKMAELGGAFVKEGIVPNFSDLMTAASAILTESLLVASDKKVKRYEMFSKYGLDVISYSKFLEEIESLVEEEARKVARSPL